NNNNNNNNNNNNNNNNNNNNNNNNNNNNNNNNNNNNNNNNNNNNNNNNNNNNNNNNNNNNNNNNNNNNNNNNNNNNNNNNNNNNNNNNNNNNNNNNNNNNNNNNNNNNNNNNNNNNNNNNNNNNNNNNNNNNNNNNNNNNNNNNNNNNNNNNNNNNNNNNNNNNNNNNNNNNNNNNNNNNNNNNNNNNNNNNNNNNNNNNNNNNNNNNNNNNNNNNNNNNNNNNNNNNNNNNNNNNNNNNNNNNNNNNNNNNNNNNNNNNNNNNNNNNNNNNNNNNNNNNNNNNNNNNNNNNNNNNNNNNNNNNNNNNNNNNNNNNNNNNNNNNNNNNNNNTACATTCGGCTTTTCTTCTCGTTCCAAAGTGTATATTAGTGTCTTATCGTATATTATCGTGCCGATCCAAAACAAGAGCATCTTTTTTATCGGCACATAATGAAACACGATGATACACATTGAAATAAAGAATGAACACCcctaaaaaaaagaaataaagaatgAACAAATATCGAGATAATTTTTGACAACAACAAAAATAATTAGCGTGAATCTTAAGGCAACCACAGATATCCATGCACGGATATCCCGTTTTAGATCGAAATCGGAAAAGTGACCGCAGTTCCTTTGTGTTTTCCTCCGGCTACGAATCCGAACGCGTAGATGCTCCCGTTACAGTCTCGCCCAAGCCACGCAGGCCGCAGCGCGTTGACCTCGTTGAATCCGAGCACGTCTCGCTGACGCTGAGCATCCCAACCTCAATATATACCACCGCCACCATGCGATCCTCTCCTCGTTTCCTTTTCGGCCGCGCAGCTTCTTCCATCGACCcgacctcctcctcaccctcctccccgATGGCCATCAAGCGCGTCTTCCCCGGCGACCACCCCGACTTCAAGGTGGACACCAGCGGCGGCGCCCCGAGGCTCACCTTCTGCAAGAGGGCGCGCTACTGGAGCTCCACCGACTACCAGGAGACGCGCGCGCTCGGCGAGGGCGGCTTCGGCGGCGTCGTGGAGGCGCGCCACCTCACACGTGGCTGGACCGTTGCCGTCAAGAAGCCGCTCCCCTGCGCCCACGAGGGCGCCGGCATCGCCTGCGGCTGCGCCGACGCCCGCACGCTGCGCGAGGCGGCGTTCCTCGCCGCGTGCCACCGCCACCGCGCCATCGTCGAGCTCCGGGCGCTCTCGCTCGACCCcttcgccaggaagctctccgtCGTCATGGAGTGCGTCGGGCCCAGCCTGCATGACGTCCTCCACGAGCACCGCCGCGGCCGGCCGTTCCCCGAGGGCGACGTCCGCTGCATCATGGAGCAGCTCCTCGGCGCCGCCAAGCACATGCACGGGCTCCGCATCATCCACCGCGACATCAAGCCGGGGAACATCCTCGTCGGCGCAGACGGCATCAGCACCGTCAAGATCTGCGACCTAGGGCTCGCGGTGTCCATGGCAGAGCCCGCGCCGTACGGCCAACTCGGCACACGCCGATACATGGCACCGGAGATGCTCCTCGGCAAGACCGACTACGACGCCACGGTTGACATGTGGTCCCTCGGCTGCGTCATGGCCGAGCTCCTCTCCGGGAAGCCGCTCTTCGACGGGGACGACGACGCCCAACAGCTCCTCGCCATCTTCCGCGTTCTCGGCGTGCCATTGTTCACGATCTGGCCAGCCTACGAGTCATTGCCGCTCGCCGGGAAGCTGGTGACGCCGCCGCATGTCATTTCCCGCAACAAGCTCCGTGAGCACTTTCCCGAGGACCGCCTCTCCAAAGAAGGTTTCGAAGTCCTCAAGGGGCTCCTCTCGTGCAACATCGACAAGAGGTTGTCGGCCACCACCGCGCTCAGGCGGCCATGGTTCGCCAACGCCGTCGATGCTTCAGCCTGATCTTTAACTGCTGCTACAAAGACTATTTTTGGGCTTCAATTAAATTGACACAATTGTTTGTGGAAAAATTGGATATGTACCTTTGATTTCATACCAAAGATTTGGATTACATTGAAATCACTAGTGTGCATGAGATTGTATGTTAGTCGAATATATCTTTGACTGAAAACCGACGCATTCGCAGTTGACCACAAACGAGAAAAGGCGCCTTGTTGGGGCGCTGCATGCCGTGAAGGACCCCATGCACGTGTTGCATGTCCATACAGGCACGAGGAGGATCGCACGGACAAAGTGCACGCATTGGAAGATTACCTTCAGGACACGTGCGCCTAGTGgtcgtggtggtggtgggggtgggggtgggggagagcAGGGCGAATCTACCTTAGGGCCCGTGGCATTTGTTCATTTTCCTTTTGTTGAACTTCCTAGAAAATGAACATCCAAAATTTGGGGGTCCAGATTTTTATAATTTCTGAAAGTTCTTGAAAGTTGAGTATTCTAAaagtttgaatttttaaaaattcaaaaagattgaaattccatttttgtggaaattttcaaATCTATAAAAGATCCTACAAGTTTGTACAGATTTTTTTTAAAGTTATAGACACACATTTCTGAAAGTTGCTAATAAGGAAATATGCCCAAAGAGGAAGTTTGGCGAGGCATTGGACTTTCTCAAAACGCTAAAATAAGCATGGTCTGAATCTTCCGATCGTCCTTTTTTTTGAAGCTAAAATGTCAGTTGGCTCTTTATTCATTTGGCGCTAGCATGTCTGACTGTAGAGAATCAGCCAGCCATCTAGGGATTGTATCATacataatctgagaaaaagaaagttCTAAAGAATGTCTAGCTACCTGGTGAGCCACCGTATTAGAACGCCGGTTGGCAAACCGTAGCTTAAATCCCTGGAAAAAAAGTACTTAATACTTCAATCTCTTTCAAGAGATGATAACATGACGATTTCTGCGGTGACTCCCACAGACGTATAATCTCCTGGCAATCTATTTGGACTTCAACTCTATCTAGCCCCATATCACATGCCATGGACAGCCCATCTCTGCATGCAAGGAGTTCAAGTGTCAATGGATCAATTATCCCCTCATACCTTGAGCCTCCCGCTCTAAGAAAGAAGCCATGATGATCACGGGCAACAAAACCCGTTCCTCCTCGCACCCGTGCCGAATGTGTAGCTCCATCCGTATTGATCTTGACCCAATCCTCGTCTGGTGGCAGCCACCGAGGGGGACAAATAGGCTGGTTCTTCACACTAACAGGGACCTCAAGAGCTCGAACTATATCCTCTATGATGATCATCGATTGCGACTGCTGATACACTTGTTCACCATGTGTATATAAATTTCTTGAGTGCCACACCGCCCACATCACCGTAATCATAATAGCATCATCCTCTTGCTTAAATAGCTCATGATCAATCAGATCCCTGGACCATGTCATCAGGTGTAGCCTTGGAATACGTATATCAAAGAACCGCTCCGCCGCCTCCCAGAACCATACCGCATGGTCGCACTCCATCAGTGAATGAAACAGAATTTCATTGTCATGTCCACACATTGGACAGTTCGGCATCTGCTTGATATGTCGTGTCGAAGCTCACCATAATTTGGTAAGAAGCCTTTAAGCACGCGCCACCAGAAAACTCGAATCTTAGGAAGCACATTCAGCTTCCACAATGCACGCCATACTCCTTCATCGCCAGAGGATGATCCTACCATTGCCGACAGCTGAAGCTTTGCTTGCATCGTTTGCCGGTAGGCTGACCGGACTGTGAAAAAGCCCAACTTCTCCCAGGCCCATGCCCATATGTCTGTACCTCCTGCTCTCGGCCTAGGCATGGCCAAGATCGCATCCGCATCCGGGGAAAAAACAGACTCCGGATGTTATCTACGTCCCATTGGTTTGTCTCCGGATCAATCAAGTCAGCCACAATCTGAATAGAATTCGGCTTGAGTGCACCCATTGGAGTCATGGAGGTGGAGCCCTCTATCCAATGATCATGCCACACTTCGGTTTTTGATCCATCTCCCACTCGTCGAATTAGTCCTTTCTTGAGCATCTCTCTCCCTACAATTATAGCCTTCCATGTTTTAGATGCACTTTTTGGACAACCTGCAGTTAGGAACCCCTCATTTGGGAAATATCTTCCCTTTAGAACTCGGGCACACAAGCTATTTGGATTGTCAAGAATTCTCCATGCTTGCTTGGACAGCATCGCGTCATTGAAGGTTTCAAAATCCCGGAATCCGAGACCTCCTTTTGACTTTTCTACACACATATTATCCCACGCCTGCCAGTGCATCCCCTTCTTATCAAGTGACCCAGCCCACCAATATTTTGACATGTTCGTCGTCAGTTTCTTGCACAGACCTTTTGTGAGTTTGAAACAACTCATAGAGAAGGCCGGTAAGGCTTGAACCACTGTTTTTAGGAGAACTTCTTTTGCAGCGCATGACATCTTCCTCTCCTACCACCTTTGCACCTTCGACCTTGACCGCTCGTTGATGTGTTCAAAGCTCTGTTCAGTAATCCTACCCGCGGCAGTTGGAAGGCCAAGGTATTTCTCGAACTTTGCCTCCCTATGTATCTGAAGGGCGGCCTTGACACCCCTCTTA
Above is a window of Triticum dicoccoides isolate Atlit2015 ecotype Zavitan chromosome 5B, WEW_v2.0, whole genome shotgun sequence DNA encoding:
- the LOC119305726 gene encoding putative cyclin-dependent kinase F-2; translation: MHGYPVLDRNRKSDRSSFVFSSGYESERVDAPVTVSPKPRRPQRVDLVESEHVSLTLSIPTSIYTTATMRSSPRFLFGRAASSIDPTSSSPSSPMAIKRVFPGDHPDFKVDTSGGAPRLTFCKRARYWSSTDYQETRALGEGGFGGVVEARHLTRGWTVAVKKPLPCAHEGAGIACGCADARTLREAAFLAACHRHRAIVELRALSLDPFARKLSVVMECVGPSLHDVLHEHRRGRPFPEGDVRCIMEQLLGAAKHMHGLRIIHRDIKPGNILVGADGISTVKICDLGLAVSMAEPAPYGQLGTRRYMAPEMLLGKTDYDATVDMWSLGCVMAELLSGKPLFDGDDDAQQLLAIFRVLGVPLFTIWPAYESLPLAGKLVTPPHVISRNKLREHFPEDRLSKEGFEVLKGLLSCNIDKRLSATTALRRPWFANAVDASA